A stretch of Halocalculus aciditolerans DNA encodes these proteins:
- the hisS gene encoding histidine--tRNA ligase codes for MYDRLKGFRDFYPGKMRARREAMDAVEASAAGYGFREIDTPALERMQMYVDKSGEEIADELYSFTDQGGRDVALTPELTPTVARMVVAKGQALSKPIKWYSTRKFWRYEEPQSGRNREFYQTNVDIFGSSEPASDAEVLAVTSDALRNLGLGSSDFEFRVSHRDILGGLLRSFDADVDVRAAIRAVDKSEKIDADEFHRLLRDAGLTDSQAVRFDDLLDAGENDLDELVDFAGENVQSAVENLRNVLAAAEDYGVREDCTVSLSTARGLDYYTGVVFECFDRTGDVNRAVFGGGRYDDLIESFGGQPTPAVGVAAGYSTLSLLLQRAGVWPDEELRTDYYVLSVGDVRPVALDVARDLRAKGHTVETDVSDRSFGSQMNYADSINAETVVIVGERDLEDDELTLKDMETGNQVAVPVDDFPDYERPTIEDYE; via the coding sequence ATGTACGACCGACTCAAGGGGTTCCGTGACTTCTACCCCGGCAAGATGCGGGCGCGCCGCGAGGCGATGGACGCCGTGGAGGCGTCCGCCGCCGGCTACGGCTTCCGCGAAATCGACACGCCCGCCCTCGAACGGATGCAGATGTACGTCGATAAATCAGGGGAAGAAATCGCCGACGAGCTCTACTCCTTCACCGACCAGGGCGGACGCGACGTCGCGCTCACCCCCGAGCTCACGCCGACCGTCGCCCGCATGGTCGTCGCGAAGGGGCAGGCGCTCAGCAAGCCCATCAAGTGGTACTCGACGCGGAAGTTCTGGCGGTACGAGGAACCCCAGTCGGGCCGGAATCGGGAGTTCTACCAGACGAACGTCGACATCTTCGGGTCGAGCGAGCCGGCGTCGGACGCCGAAGTGCTCGCCGTCACCTCCGACGCCCTCCGGAATCTCGGCCTGGGGAGCTCGGACTTCGAGTTCCGCGTCAGCCACCGCGACATCCTCGGCGGCCTCCTCCGCTCCTTCGACGCCGACGTCGACGTCCGCGCGGCCATCCGCGCCGTCGACAAATCCGAGAAAATCGACGCCGACGAGTTCCACCGCCTCCTCCGGGACGCCGGTCTCACAGACTCGCAGGCCGTTCGGTTCGACGACCTCCTCGACGCCGGCGAGAACGACCTCGACGAACTCGTCGACTTCGCCGGGGAGAACGTCCAGAGCGCCGTGGAGAACCTCCGGAACGTCCTCGCCGCCGCCGAGGACTACGGCGTCAGAGAGGACTGCACCGTCTCCCTCTCCACCGCCCGCGGCCTCGACTACTACACCGGCGTCGTCTTCGAATGCTTCGACCGCACGGGCGACGTGAACCGCGCCGTCTTCGGCGGCGGCCGCTACGACGACCTCATCGAGTCCTTCGGCGGCCAGCCCACCCCCGCAGTCGGCGTCGCCGCCGGCTACTCCACCCTCTCCCTCCTCCTCCAGCGCGCCGGCGTCTGGCCCGACGAAGAACTCCGGACTGATTACTACGTCCTCTCCGTCGGCGACGTCCGCCCCGTCGCCCTCGACGTCGCCCGCGACCTCCGCGCGAAGGGCCACACCGTCGAGACCGACGTGTCCGACCGCAGCTTCGGCTCCCAGATGAACTACGCCGACTCCATCAACGCCGAAACCGTCGTCATCGTCGGCGAACGCGACCTCGAAGACGACGAGCTCACCCTCAAAGATATGGAGACCGGGAATCAGGTCGCCGTCCCCGTCGACGACTTCCCCGACTACGAACGGCCGACCATCGAGGATTACGAGTAA